The following coding sequences are from one Hippopotamus amphibius kiboko isolate mHipAmp2 chromosome 9, mHipAmp2.hap2, whole genome shotgun sequence window:
- the PRDM10 gene encoding PR domain zinc finger protein 10 isoform X1, translating to MDSKDESSHVWPPAAEHEENAAQVHFVPDAGTVAQIVYTDDQVRPPQQVVYTADGTSYASVDGPEHTLVYIHPVEAAQTLFTDPGQVAYVQQDATAQQASLPVHNQVLPSIEGVDGSDPLATLQNPMARLEAKEEEDEDEDEDSEDEEEEDGEDTDLDDWEPDPPRPFDPHDLWCEECNNAHSSVCPKHGPLHPIPNRPVLTRARASLPLVLYIDRFLGGVFSKRRIPKRTQFGPVEGPLVRESELKDCYIHLKVSLDKGDRKDRDLHEDLWFELSDETLCNWMMFVRPAQNHLEQNLVAYQYGHHVYYTTIKNVEPKQELKVWYAASYAEFVNRKIHDISEEERKVLREQEKNWPCYECNRRFISSEQLQQHLNSHDEKLDVFSRARGRGRGRGKRRFGPGRRPGRPPKFIRLEITSENGEKCDDGTQDLLHFSTKEQFDEAEPATLNGLDQPEQPTLPIPQLPPETQSSLEHEPETHELHLQPQHEESMLPAQSTLTADDMRRAKRIRNAALQHLFIRKSFRPFKCLQCGKAFREKDKLDQHLRFHGREGNCPLTCDLCNKGFISSASLESHMKLHSDQKTYSCIFCPESFDRLDLLKDHVAIHINDGYFTCPTCKKRFPDFIQVKKHVRSFHSEKIYQCTECDKAFCRPDKLRLHMLRHSDRKDFLCSTCGKQFKRKDKLREHMQRMHNPEREAKKADRISRSKTFKPRITSTDYDSFTFKCRLCMMGFRRRGMLVNHLSKRHPDMKIEEVPELTLPIIKPNRDYFCQYCDKVYKSASKRKAHILKNHPGAELPPSIRKLRPAGPGEPDPMLSTHTQLTGTIATPPVCCPHCSKQYSSKTKMVQHIRKKHPEYAQLPNTIHTPLTTAVISAAPAVLTTDSATGETVVTTDLLTQAMTELSQTLTTDYRTPQGDYPRIQYIPVSQSTSGLQQPQHIQLQVVQVAPATSPHQSQQSTVDVAQLHDPQTYTQHAIQVQHIQVTEPPAPAAPASQVTGQPLSPSPQQSQQGLSPSQVTGSSSQGQALQQQPQSTTVQHTYLPNAWNSFRGYSSEIQMMTLPPGQFVITDSGVATPVTTGQVKAVTPGHYVLSESQSELEEKQASALSGGVQVQPTAHSDLDPQTTSQQPTQYIITTTTNGNGSSEVHITKP from the exons GCCTCGTTGCCAGTGCACAACCAGGTGTTACCCTCAATTGAGGGCGTGGACGGCTCGGACCCTTTGGCGACTCTGCAGAACCCCATGGCTAGACTAGaggccaaggaggaggaggacgaagatgaggatgaggattctgaggacgaggaggaggaagatggcgAAGACACTGACCTGGATGACTGGGAACCTGACCCCCCTCGGCCCTTCGACCCGCACGACTTGT GGTGTGAGGAGTGTAATAACGCGCACTCTTCCGTGTGCCCGAAGCACGGGCCCCTGCACCCGATCCCCAACCGGCCGGTGCTGACGCGGGCGCGGGCCAGCCTCCCCCTGGTGCTCTACATCGACAGGTTCCTGGGCGGCGTGTTCTCCAAAAGGCGCATCCCTAAGCGCACCCAGTTTGGCCCCGTGGAGGGGCCGCTGGTCAGGGAGTCTGAGCTGAAGGACTGTTACATCCACCTCAAG GTTTCTCTAGATAAAGGGGACAGAAAAGACAGGGATTTACATGAAGACCTGTGGTTTGAGTTGTCTGACGAGACCCTTTGTAACTGGATGATGTTTGTACGACCGGCCCAGAATCACTTGGAGCAGAACCTGGTGGCTTATCAGTATGGCCACCATGTGTACTACACGACAATCAAGAACGTGGAGCCCAAGCAGGAGCTTAAG GTGTGGTATGCTGCTTCCTATGCCGAGTTTGTGAACCGGAAGATTCATGACATTTccgaggaggaaaggaaag TTCTCCGAGAGCAAGAGAAGAATTGGCCCTGCTACGAATGTAACCGCCGGTTTATCAGCTCAGAGCAGCTGCAACAGCATCTCAATTCTCATGATGAGAAACTGGATGTGTTTAGCAG AGcaagaggcagaggaagggggcGAGGCAAGAGGCGGTTTGGTCCAGGTCGACGGCCGGGACGTCCTCCCAAATTTATCCGCTTGGAAATAACCAGCGAAAATGGGGAAAAGTGTGATGATGGGACACAG GACTTGCTGCATTTTTCCACCAAGGAGCAGTTCGATGAGGCTGAACCAGCGACTCTGAATGGACTGGACCAACCAGAGCagcccactctccccatccctcaGCTGCCACCGGAAACCCAGTCTTCTCTCGAGCACGAGCCGGAAACGCACGAGCTGCACCTGCAGCCCCAGCACGAGGAGAGCATGCTGCCTGCCCAGAGCACCCTGACGGCTGACGACATGCGCAGGGCCAAGCGCATCCGG AATGCAGCTCTTCAGCATCTGTTTATTCGGAAGTCTTTCCGGCCTTTTAAATGTTTGCAGTGTGGGAAGGCCTTCCGCGAAAAGGACAAACTGGACCAACACTTGCGCTTCCATGGGCGGGAGGGGAACTGCCCATTGACCTGTGACCTCTGTAACAAGGGCTTCATCAGCAGTGCATCCTTGGAGAGCCACATGAAGCTCCATTCAGACCAGAAGACTTACTCTTGCATTTTTTGCCCAGAATCCTTTGACCGCCTTGATTTGTTGAAAGATCACGTGGCCATTCATATCAATGATGGCTACTTCACCTGCCCAACTTGTAAGAAACGGTTCCCAGATTTTATCCAG GTGAAAAAACACGTGCGAAGCTTTCACTCAGAAAAGATCTACCAGTGTACGGAGTGCGACAAGGCCTTCTGCCGTCCCGACAAGCTGCGGCTGCACATGCTCCGGCACTCGGACCGCAAGGACTTCCTGTGTTCTACGTGTGGGAAGCAGTTTAAG CGAAAAGACAAACTACGGGAACACATGCAAAGGATGCACAATCCTGAGAGGGAGGCCAAGAAAGCTGACCGCATCAGCCGCTCCAAGACATTCAAACCTCGCATCACGTCCACCGACTATGACAGCTTCACGTTCAAGTGCCGCCTGTGCATGATGGGCTTCCGGAGACGAGGCATGCTG gtaaATCACTTATCAAAGAGGCACCCAGACATGAAGATAGAAGAGGTGCCAGAGTTAACCCTACCCATCATAAAGCCCAACCGTGACTACTTTTGTCAGTATTGTGATAAG GTTTATAAAAGTGCCAGCAAGCGAAAAGCCCACATTCTGAAGAATCATCCTGGGGCCGAGCTCCCACCAAGCATTCGGAAACTTCGTCCTGCTGGCCCTGGAGAACCAGACCCCATGCTGAGCACCCACACCCAGCTCACAGGCACCATAGCTACCCCGCCCGTGTGCTGCCCTCACTGCTCCAAACAGTATAGCAGCAAG ACCAAGATGGTACAACACATTCGAAAAAAGCATCCAGAGTACGCCCAGCTCCCCAACACTATACACACACCTCTGACGACAGCCGTGATCAGTGCGGCTCCAGCTGTTTTAACTACAGACAGTGCCACCGGAGAGACTGTGGTG ACAACAGACCTACTAACCCAGGCCATGACAGAGCTGTCCCAGACCTTAACAACGGATTACCGAACACCACAAGGGGACTACCCAAGAATCCAGTACATTCCTGTGTCACAGTCTACGTCTGGTCTGCAGCAGCCTCAGCACATACAGCTTCAAGTGGTGCAGGTGGCTCCG GCCACTTCCCCTCACCAGTCCCAGCAGTCCACGGTGGACGTCGCCCAGCTCCACGACCCTCAGACCTACACACAGCATGCCATTCAGGTGCAACACATCCAGGTCACGGAGCCCCCTGCCCCGGCCGCACCCGCCTCCCAG GTGACGGGGCAGCCGctgagcccctccccccagcagtcTCAGCAGGGGCTCAGCCCCTCGCAGGTCACAGGCAGCTCCTCACAGGGCCAGGCCCTCCAGCAGCAGCCCCAGAGCACCACGGTCCAGCACACATACCTCCCCAACGCCTGGAATTCCTTCCGCGGCTACT CATCGGAGATTCAAATGATGACGCTTCCTCCTGGTCAGTTTGTGATTACAGACAGTGGTGTGGCAACTCCTGTCACCACTGGCCAAGTGAAGGCGGTGACTCCG GGTCATTATGTGCTATCAGAAAGTCAATCAGAATTGGAGGAAAAGCAAGCTTCTGCTCTCTCTGGGGGAGTCCAGGTTCAGCCAACTGCACACAGTGACTTGGACCCCCAGACCACCAGCCAACAACCCACCCAGTACATCATAACAACCACCACCAACGGGAATGGGAGCAGTGAAGTGCACATCACCAAACCTTAA
- the PRDM10 gene encoding PR domain zinc finger protein 10 isoform X2 yields the protein MDSKDESSHVWPPAAEHEENAAQVHFVPDAGTVAQIVYTDDQVRPPQQVVYTADGTSYASVDGPEHTLVYIHPVEAAQTLFTDPGQVAYVQQDATAQQASLPVHNQVLPSIEGVDGSDPLATLQNPMARLEAKEEEDEDEDEDSEDEEEEDGEDTDLDDWEPDPPRPFDPHDLWCEECNNAHSSVCPKHGPLHPIPNRPVLTRARASLPLVLYIDRFLGGVFSKRRIPKRTQFGPVEGPLVRESELKDCYIHLKVSLDKGDRKDRDLHEDLWFELSDETLCNWMMFVRPAQNHLEQNLVAYQYGHHVYYTTIKNVEPKQELKVWYAASYAEFVNRKIHDISEEERKVLREQEKNWPCYECNRRFISSEQLQQHLNSHDEKLDVFSRARGRGRGRGKRRFGPGRRPGRPPKFIRLEITSENGEKCDDGTQEQFDEAEPATLNGLDQPEQPTLPIPQLPPETQSSLEHEPETHELHLQPQHEESMLPAQSTLTADDMRRAKRIRNAALQHLFIRKSFRPFKCLQCGKAFREKDKLDQHLRFHGREGNCPLTCDLCNKGFISSASLESHMKLHSDQKTYSCIFCPESFDRLDLLKDHVAIHINDGYFTCPTCKKRFPDFIQVKKHVRSFHSEKIYQCTECDKAFCRPDKLRLHMLRHSDRKDFLCSTCGKQFKRKDKLREHMQRMHNPEREAKKADRISRSKTFKPRITSTDYDSFTFKCRLCMMGFRRRGMLVNHLSKRHPDMKIEEVPELTLPIIKPNRDYFCQYCDKVYKSASKRKAHILKNHPGAELPPSIRKLRPAGPGEPDPMLSTHTQLTGTIATPPVCCPHCSKQYSSKTKMVQHIRKKHPEYAQLPNTIHTPLTTAVISAAPAVLTTDSATGETVVTTDLLTQAMTELSQTLTTDYRTPQGDYPRIQYIPVSQSTSGLQQPQHIQLQVVQVAPATSPHQSQQSTVDVAQLHDPQTYTQHAIQVQHIQVTEPPAPAAPASQVTGQPLSPSPQQSQQGLSPSQVTGSSSQGQALQQQPQSTTVQHTYLPNAWNSFRGYSSEIQMMTLPPGQFVITDSGVATPVTTGQVKAVTPGHYVLSESQSELEEKQASALSGGVQVQPTAHSDLDPQTTSQQPTQYIITTTTNGNGSSEVHITKP from the exons GCCTCGTTGCCAGTGCACAACCAGGTGTTACCCTCAATTGAGGGCGTGGACGGCTCGGACCCTTTGGCGACTCTGCAGAACCCCATGGCTAGACTAGaggccaaggaggaggaggacgaagatgaggatgaggattctgaggacgaggaggaggaagatggcgAAGACACTGACCTGGATGACTGGGAACCTGACCCCCCTCGGCCCTTCGACCCGCACGACTTGT GGTGTGAGGAGTGTAATAACGCGCACTCTTCCGTGTGCCCGAAGCACGGGCCCCTGCACCCGATCCCCAACCGGCCGGTGCTGACGCGGGCGCGGGCCAGCCTCCCCCTGGTGCTCTACATCGACAGGTTCCTGGGCGGCGTGTTCTCCAAAAGGCGCATCCCTAAGCGCACCCAGTTTGGCCCCGTGGAGGGGCCGCTGGTCAGGGAGTCTGAGCTGAAGGACTGTTACATCCACCTCAAG GTTTCTCTAGATAAAGGGGACAGAAAAGACAGGGATTTACATGAAGACCTGTGGTTTGAGTTGTCTGACGAGACCCTTTGTAACTGGATGATGTTTGTACGACCGGCCCAGAATCACTTGGAGCAGAACCTGGTGGCTTATCAGTATGGCCACCATGTGTACTACACGACAATCAAGAACGTGGAGCCCAAGCAGGAGCTTAAG GTGTGGTATGCTGCTTCCTATGCCGAGTTTGTGAACCGGAAGATTCATGACATTTccgaggaggaaaggaaag TTCTCCGAGAGCAAGAGAAGAATTGGCCCTGCTACGAATGTAACCGCCGGTTTATCAGCTCAGAGCAGCTGCAACAGCATCTCAATTCTCATGATGAGAAACTGGATGTGTTTAGCAG AGcaagaggcagaggaagggggcGAGGCAAGAGGCGGTTTGGTCCAGGTCGACGGCCGGGACGTCCTCCCAAATTTATCCGCTTGGAAATAACCAGCGAAAATGGGGAAAAGTGTGATGATGGGACACAG GAGCAGTTCGATGAGGCTGAACCAGCGACTCTGAATGGACTGGACCAACCAGAGCagcccactctccccatccctcaGCTGCCACCGGAAACCCAGTCTTCTCTCGAGCACGAGCCGGAAACGCACGAGCTGCACCTGCAGCCCCAGCACGAGGAGAGCATGCTGCCTGCCCAGAGCACCCTGACGGCTGACGACATGCGCAGGGCCAAGCGCATCCGG AATGCAGCTCTTCAGCATCTGTTTATTCGGAAGTCTTTCCGGCCTTTTAAATGTTTGCAGTGTGGGAAGGCCTTCCGCGAAAAGGACAAACTGGACCAACACTTGCGCTTCCATGGGCGGGAGGGGAACTGCCCATTGACCTGTGACCTCTGTAACAAGGGCTTCATCAGCAGTGCATCCTTGGAGAGCCACATGAAGCTCCATTCAGACCAGAAGACTTACTCTTGCATTTTTTGCCCAGAATCCTTTGACCGCCTTGATTTGTTGAAAGATCACGTGGCCATTCATATCAATGATGGCTACTTCACCTGCCCAACTTGTAAGAAACGGTTCCCAGATTTTATCCAG GTGAAAAAACACGTGCGAAGCTTTCACTCAGAAAAGATCTACCAGTGTACGGAGTGCGACAAGGCCTTCTGCCGTCCCGACAAGCTGCGGCTGCACATGCTCCGGCACTCGGACCGCAAGGACTTCCTGTGTTCTACGTGTGGGAAGCAGTTTAAG CGAAAAGACAAACTACGGGAACACATGCAAAGGATGCACAATCCTGAGAGGGAGGCCAAGAAAGCTGACCGCATCAGCCGCTCCAAGACATTCAAACCTCGCATCACGTCCACCGACTATGACAGCTTCACGTTCAAGTGCCGCCTGTGCATGATGGGCTTCCGGAGACGAGGCATGCTG gtaaATCACTTATCAAAGAGGCACCCAGACATGAAGATAGAAGAGGTGCCAGAGTTAACCCTACCCATCATAAAGCCCAACCGTGACTACTTTTGTCAGTATTGTGATAAG GTTTATAAAAGTGCCAGCAAGCGAAAAGCCCACATTCTGAAGAATCATCCTGGGGCCGAGCTCCCACCAAGCATTCGGAAACTTCGTCCTGCTGGCCCTGGAGAACCAGACCCCATGCTGAGCACCCACACCCAGCTCACAGGCACCATAGCTACCCCGCCCGTGTGCTGCCCTCACTGCTCCAAACAGTATAGCAGCAAG ACCAAGATGGTACAACACATTCGAAAAAAGCATCCAGAGTACGCCCAGCTCCCCAACACTATACACACACCTCTGACGACAGCCGTGATCAGTGCGGCTCCAGCTGTTTTAACTACAGACAGTGCCACCGGAGAGACTGTGGTG ACAACAGACCTACTAACCCAGGCCATGACAGAGCTGTCCCAGACCTTAACAACGGATTACCGAACACCACAAGGGGACTACCCAAGAATCCAGTACATTCCTGTGTCACAGTCTACGTCTGGTCTGCAGCAGCCTCAGCACATACAGCTTCAAGTGGTGCAGGTGGCTCCG GCCACTTCCCCTCACCAGTCCCAGCAGTCCACGGTGGACGTCGCCCAGCTCCACGACCCTCAGACCTACACACAGCATGCCATTCAGGTGCAACACATCCAGGTCACGGAGCCCCCTGCCCCGGCCGCACCCGCCTCCCAG GTGACGGGGCAGCCGctgagcccctccccccagcagtcTCAGCAGGGGCTCAGCCCCTCGCAGGTCACAGGCAGCTCCTCACAGGGCCAGGCCCTCCAGCAGCAGCCCCAGAGCACCACGGTCCAGCACACATACCTCCCCAACGCCTGGAATTCCTTCCGCGGCTACT CATCGGAGATTCAAATGATGACGCTTCCTCCTGGTCAGTTTGTGATTACAGACAGTGGTGTGGCAACTCCTGTCACCACTGGCCAAGTGAAGGCGGTGACTCCG GGTCATTATGTGCTATCAGAAAGTCAATCAGAATTGGAGGAAAAGCAAGCTTCTGCTCTCTCTGGGGGAGTCCAGGTTCAGCCAACTGCACACAGTGACTTGGACCCCCAGACCACCAGCCAACAACCCACCCAGTACATCATAACAACCACCACCAACGGGAATGGGAGCAGTGAAGTGCACATCACCAAACCTTAA